One part of the Vibrio palustris genome encodes these proteins:
- the ung gene encoding uracil-DNA glycosylase — translation MTQLLTWHDVISVEKQQEYFQKTLQFVASERQAGKVIYPPETDVFNAFRFTEFHQVKVVILGQDPYHGPDQAHGLSFSVLPGVKTPPSLRNMYKELAQDIPDFKIPDHGYLKEWADQGVLLLNTVLTVEQGKAHSHAKNTGWERFTDAVINALNEHSEGVIFLLWGAHAQKKGRMIDRHKHVVLTAAHPSPLSAYRGFFGCQHFSQVNRILTSQGQTPIQWQLSPV, via the coding sequence ATGACTCAGTTATTGACATGGCATGATGTAATTAGCGTTGAAAAACAGCAAGAATACTTTCAGAAGACGCTGCAATTTGTAGCCTCTGAGCGTCAAGCTGGCAAAGTGATCTATCCGCCTGAAACTGATGTATTCAATGCCTTCCGTTTTACCGAATTTCATCAAGTAAAAGTCGTTATTCTCGGGCAAGATCCATATCATGGCCCAGATCAAGCTCATGGCTTAAGTTTTTCTGTATTACCTGGTGTAAAAACGCCGCCTTCCTTACGTAATATGTACAAAGAGTTAGCGCAAGATATCCCCGATTTTAAGATTCCAGACCATGGGTATTTAAAAGAGTGGGCCGATCAAGGGGTATTATTGTTGAACACTGTGTTAACCGTTGAGCAAGGCAAAGCACATTCCCATGCTAAGAATACCGGGTGGGAACGTTTTACCGATGCTGTGATTAATGCGCTTAATGAGCATAGTGAGGGTGTCATCTTTTTACTGTGGGGTGCGCATGCGCAAAAGAAAGGACGCATGATTGATAGACATAAGCATGTGGTGTTAACGGCTGCTCATCCTTCGCCACTGTCTGCTTATCGTGGTTTTTTTGGCTGCCAGCACTTTTCGCAAGTCAATCGCATTCTTACATCTCAGGGGCAAACTCCGATTCAATGGCAATTATCACCTGTTTAA